One window of the Rhipicephalus microplus isolate Deutch F79 chromosome 2, USDA_Rmic, whole genome shotgun sequence genome contains the following:
- the LOC142796235 gene encoding uncharacterized protein LOC142796235 has protein sequence MLSVKNLVQPPQQASVVGDGPQLLLKLQDLFQKEKPAACHADCLAILFDEVLLEPGETVEQASLLQHQQPPKEKILDYLAGYVAKKFSSLRCSSCVESLRSSERPATGLILVKSKSFLLVPSSQLVTLLQIVEDHMEAHTVEKTACSGVYMNIVEDVLMDPRTASAAVGCKSHFVSTTAEVVQFFLKVRLHFFTRE, from the exons ATGCTCTCTGTCAAAAATCTTGTCCAGCCGCCTCAGCAAGCATCAGTTGTAGGAGACGGCCCACAACTTCTCCTGAAGCTCCAAGACCTATTCCAGAAGGAAAAACCTGCTGCCTGTCAC GCGGACTGTTTGGCTATTCTCTTTGATGAAGTACTTTTAGAGCCAGGAGAAACTGTGGAGCAGGCTTCACTTTTGCAACATCAGCAGCCTCCTAAGGAGAAGATCTTGGACTACCTCGCTGGATACGTTGCAAAGAAGTTTTCCTCGCTGAGATGCTCAAGCTGCGTAGAAAGTCTGAGGAGTTCAGAACGACCAGCAACTGGCCTGATTCTTGTTAAGTCTAAAAGTTTTCTCCTTGTGCCCTCCAGCCAGCTCGTCACACTCCTTCAAATTGTGGAGGATCACATGGAAGCGCACACAGTTGAAAAAACTGCTTGTTCTGGTGTGTACATGAATATTGTGGAGGATGTTTTGATGGACCCTCGGACTGCTTCAGCTGCTGTCGGTTGCAAGTCACATTTTGTGAGCACGACTGCAGAGGTTGTTCAGTTTTTTCTCAAGGTGCGTTTGCATTTTTTTACGAGAGAATGA
- the LOC142789056 gene encoding uncharacterized protein LOC142789056 yields MSVKLAVQLFSESTATAMIFSSEQESCKKLHGSAGTSEFTRQMNRLFDCLNSRRPEHVQYSEAEHVDTLKEGISWLDRCCKYIESLPKQRQVCFLSKPTCEVLRITLLSTISLVENLLASGFRYVLVGKFGQDPLR; encoded by the exons ATGAGCGTCAAACTTGCTGTTCAA CTCTTCAGTGAATCCACAGCTACAGCCATGATATTTTCCAGTGAGCAGGAATCATGCAAAAAGCTTCACGGGTCTGCGGGAACATCTGAATTCACCAGACAAATGAACAGACTCTTTGACTGCTTGAACTCCCGCAGGCCTGAACACGTGCAGTACAGTGAAGCTGAGCATGTTGAC ACACTGAAAGAGGGAATCTCATGGTTGGACAGGTGCTGCAAATACATCGAAAGTCTGCCAAAGCAAAGGCAGGTCTGCTTTTTAAGCAAGCCCACCTGTGAGGTGCTGAGAATAACTTTGCTCAGCACAATATCATTGGTTGAAAACCTCCTTGCCTCAGGGTTTCGCTACGTACTAGTGGGAAAGTTTGGACAGGACCCATTAAGGTAA